One Carassius gibelio isolate Cgi1373 ecotype wild population from Czech Republic chromosome A20, carGib1.2-hapl.c, whole genome shotgun sequence DNA segment encodes these proteins:
- the LOC127938334 gene encoding uncharacterized protein LOC127938334 isoform X2: MNRPKRTWQQVKIKYKNILQNAVKKNTHRQGTGGGSPKADLTPAEDMALELNKGRPVLEGIPGGKETSIGPSQDATRFIQVSGSTVFLLEPPAQAPDDADPGESPSAAATAHDGDDDEEETISLDSRRHEDPDAIQWENQPGNISSQAIRKLYGNHLRRQIELADIDIQYKKKKIENLALESEIKKRTIRKLDP, from the exons ATGAACAGGCCAAAACGGACATGGCAGCAGGTCAAAATCAAATACAAGAACATTCTGCAGAATG CAGTGAAAAAGAATACCCACAGACAAGGCACGGGTGGTGGGTCACCAAAGGCTGACCTTACCCCAGCAGAGGACATGGCCTTGGAGCTAAATAAAGGCAGGCCCGTCTTAGAGGGGATCCCTGGGGGGAAAGAGACGAGCATAGGTCCCTCCCAAGATGCCACCCGCTTCATTCAAG TGTCTGGCAGCACTGTGTTCCTGTTAGAGCCACCAGCACAAGCACCAGACGATGCTGATCCA GGTGAAAGCCCCAGTGCAGCAGCAACAGCACATGATGGAGACGATGATGAGGAGGAGACCATCTCTCTGGATTCCAGAAGGCATGAG GACCCAGATGCTATACAGTGGGAAAACCAGCCTGGCAACATA AGCTCACAAGCTATCAGAAAGTTGTATGGCAACCACCTCCGGCGCCAAATAGAACTGGCAGACATAGACATTCAGTACAAGAAGAAAAAGATAGAAAATCTTGCACTGGAGTCCGAAATAAAAAAGAGGACAATTAGGAAACTGGACccttga
- the LOC127938334 gene encoding putative nuclease HARBI1 isoform X1, whose protein sequence is MKAQNCVFLSALTMACPFLRDVVDEEALVLRRAFRRERVFRDRLDPLAFPDDHLYERCRFSADGIRYLCRLLGPRIKHRTARSHALSVEQMVCVALRLFASGAFLYSVGDAEQLNKATICRTIRSVCLAIKALADVFISFPGHRRLCDMKEEFYRIAGFPNVIGAVDCTHIRIKAPSGAHEADFVNRKSFHSINVQMVCNADCVISNVVAKWPGSVHDSRIFRASEIYQCLSQGEFSGVLLGDRGYGCQPFPLTPFTDPQEAQQAYNHAHARTRARVEMTFGLLKARFHCLHKLRVNPVRACDITVACAVLHNVACLRKERAPRVPPAMDWDNPAIFPDDDSGRLLRDQYVLNYFS, encoded by the exons ATGAAGGCCCAAAATTGTGTGTTCCTTTCTGCTCTGACAATGGCATGCCCATTCTTGCGAGATGTGGTGGATGAAGAAGCACTTGTGCTGAGGAGAGCCTTCAGGCGAGAAAGGGTCTTCAGGGACCGGTTGGACCCACTGGCCTTCCCTGATGACCATCTATATGAAAGATGCAGGTTTTCTGCAGATGGCATCAGGTATCTATGCAGACTACTGGGTCCCAGGATTAAGCACCGCACTGCACGGAGCCATGCACTGAGTGTGGAGCAAATGGTTTGTGTGGCCTTGCGCTTGTTTGCTAGTGGAGCCTTCCTGTACTCAGTGGGGGATGCAGAACAGCTGAACAAGGCCACAATTTGCCGCACAATAAGGAGTGTGTGTCTGGCTATCAAAGCATTAGCAGATGTCTTCATCTCCTTCCCTGGCCACAGAAGACTCTGTGACATGAAAGAGGAGTTCTATAGGATTGCTG GTTTCCCCAATGTCATTGGTGCAGTGGACTGCACACACATAAGGATAAAAGCCCCCTCAGGTGCCCATGAGGCCGATTTTGTGAATAGGAAATCCTTTCACAGCATTAATGTTCAG ATGGTCTGCAATGCTGACTGTGTGATCAGCAATGTTGTGGCGAAATGGCCTGGCTCAGTCCATGACTCCAGAATCTTTCGGGCCTCTGAAATCTATCAGTGCCTATCACAAG GTGAATTCTCTGGTGTGTTGCTGGGAGACCGGGGGTATGGCTGCCAGCCTTTTCCCCTGACACCTTTCACAGACCCCCAGGAAGCACAGCAGGCCTACAACCATGCCCATGCCAGGACCAGGGCCAGAGTTGAAATGACCTTTGGCCTCCTGAAGGCACGCTTTCACTGCCTTCACAAATTAAGGGTCAACCCTGTTCGGGCATGTGATATTACTGTGGCTTGTGCTGTCCTCCACAATGTGGCCTGCCTGAGGAAGGAGAGGGCCCCCAGAGTGCCACCAGCCATGGACTGGGACAATCCGGCAATCTTCCCTGATGACGACAGTGGTCGGCTGCTGAGGGACCAATATGTGTTGAATTATTTTAGTTAG